DNA from Malus sylvestris chromosome 11, drMalSylv7.2, whole genome shotgun sequence:
ACATAAATTGTAGAATAATAAATTAGTTACCAAGTGCAAAACTTCTTTCATAAATCTAGAAGAGAAACACTTTCCGGATGGCTTTAGCTACCTTGCGATTAATCTACAGAGGATTTCTATCCATTTGTTTATTGAATTGTAATCCTAGAGTAGTTGTCATGTAGTGCTGGTTGTATTATAACTTACACCAGTATGTTGCTAGGTTTGATGGAAACAAGAGGACGTTTTATTCAGCGGTGAGCAAAGAAAAGAGTTTATACATCGAAGATGGGGTTCAAACTTTAGTTTTAGACATAGTATTCAATTTTACAGAATAAAATTGCTTGAAACAGAAGCTGAGAGATTATTTCAGTTTTCCATCACATCTGTGGGAACAAGGATTGTTTTGGATATCCTGTACATGTAGACATGACGCCTCACTTTGAAATGTTTCGAGATGCCGTCTATTTGAAAAGATTGAAAAAATAATAGTTTGATGCTGATCTACATCTGTACATCATGTACAGTTGTTTTGATGAACTGTTTTTAACTAATTGGTTTGAAATTCTAATGTTTTCTGATTTGTTCATCTGCAGTTCGAATTGGTTTCCTATATCTCACGCCTGGTTTGGGTGGGGTTTGCTTTCAGCTCTTTTTATTCAATATGGTATTTCTGTTGGTGCTTCTGGTGCACTTTTTGGTTTAGTAGGAAGCATGCTTTCAGAGCTCATATCAAATTGGACAATGTATGTAAATAAGGTAAATAAAGTTTCTGTATACTCAATGAtgcacctctttatagtatgtGCTCGACCCTTTCATCGTACACTTTCAGGTTTCTATCCACAGTTAGTAGCATTGCTTACTCTCCTTTTCATCATCATAATAAACTTAGCAGTGGGAATTCTACCACACGTGGACAACTTTGCCCATATTGGAGGATTTGTCTCCGGATTTCTtcttggatttttgtttttgatccgCTCCCAGTTTAAATGGCTTACCCAATGGAATGCTCCCCCTGGGCGTGTTAGTACTCCAGTTAAATCTAAACACAATACGTATCAATATGTATTGTGGGTCCTTTCTTTGATACTATTGATTGTTGGGTAAGCTCCTCCTCGATATCTGATTTAATTTTTTGACTTCATGAACCTAATCGATTCTGCATGAGAATCTGGTAGCCATAGTTGGTGCgtgcacattttttttttctaatcagAGAACTGGATTTTGTGTAGATATGTAGATATCATGTGTCCTGTAATATGTCTTCATTATTGTCATTGCGAATACTCTCTGTACCTGCTTGTTTCTGCTGATCAGAATGGTTTGGAGGAGGCATTGTGTTATCGCTGTTCTTTGTGTAGTACTAATTGGTCACTTTGTTGATAGCGGCTTCTactttgttgttttgggttgtATGTGTTGGCAGGTTGTTGTTTTGTTATTGGAAATAAAAGTTCATTTTCCTCGTATCTACGTAGTATCAGAATATGCAGGCATTTTTTAACAGTCGTCATGTTTTTTACAGGTATACTCTTGGCCTGGTTACTCTTTTTCGAGGGGTCAATCTAAACAATCACCGTTCCTAGTGTAATTATTTGAGCAGTGTCCCTACGTCAAAATGGAATTGCAAGTCACAAAATATTTATTGTTTGGTAAATTAACTTCCGCCTTAATATTTGATACGTAGAAGTGCTTGCTTATTAATACGATCATGGTTGCATTTAGTCGTTCTAGTTTGGCATGCCATTTAATCTAATGCCTTCAAAAAACGTAATTTAAGAAATGACTCACAAAATTCTGAGTTAGGAAATTGCTTCTACAATGTACTTTGCTAgtactataaattggttttgtactGACATATTGTTCTTTATATGAATGTGAGGCTTTGAGAAATATCAAGCATCGAAATCTCGGCAAGATTATAACTGCATGTTCAAGTGTTGATTCTCTTGGTAATGATTTCAAGGCTTTGGTTTATGAGTACATGGAAAAAGGAAGCTTAGAGAAGTGGCTGCATCCACCGACTGATATTGAAGAAGCAAGAGAAGCACCCaagagtttaaatattttgCAAAGGTTCAGCATTTCCCTAGATGTTGCTTGTGCTCTCGATTAGTCGATTATCTTCATAATCACTCCGAAACACCGAGTTGTGATCTGAAACCAAGTACTGTTCTTTTGGACAACATGACATGTGTCTGACTTTGATTagcaaggtttctctcacaaCTGACCAgtataaaagcttcaacaaatcaGACAAGTTCCGCTGGAATAACTGGAACAATTGGTTATGTGGTTTTAGGTAAATATTCACATCCTCTCCACAAtatagtcttttttttttaaattttgcacaattcaactattttgttctcagtATGCTAACAATATTTTCTGATGTTTGAATGGCAGAGTATGGTATGGGAAGTGAGGCGTTAATAACTGGTTATGTGGTTTTAGCTAGAGATGTTTACAAGGAAGAGACCCACTAACAACGTGTTTAATGTGGACTTAAACCTTCATGTTACAACTTTCAATCAATGCTCTTGAGTCTTGAGCCCCCATgaagtttaaaaattaagaagacTTGATCTCACTAGTAATTGTCACAATTTTTAGAACGGTTGCATCCTACAAGCTTTCTTGCAATGATACTTTAGGGGAACTACGAGAAAATCAGCAATCTCACAATCCGGCCCCTTAGAAAACGTACggacttcaaaattttcattcataGATAAGGTTGCCTTGCTAGTGTAACTTTCATATTAGGTGACATCAGTGTGACTTTTTATGTGACCTAAATATAGGGTTCCATGTATTtgttttttcgttttttatGGTTGCCGAATTTTTCCAGTCCGCTTGTAGAATCAAGGTGCTTTAATGGTCTTGGTCCTTGGCGCACCGAAAGTGCCAGACTAAAGGTCCCAATAGTGGAAGTAAGCTGGTGAAGTCGTCCAAAGAAAAAGCCGAAGTTATTATCATTTACTTGGACTTATTCCTTCACATATTGAATTTTCAAGAACCATAAACTGCGGTATGGGAAGTGAGGCGTTAATAACTGGATATGTCTACAATTTTGGAATTCTCTTGCTAGAGATGTTTACAGGAAAGAGATCCACCAACAACGTGTGTAATGGGGACTTAAACCTTCATGTTACAATTTTCAATCATTGGAGCCCCCCATgaagtttaaaaattaagaaagcttGATCTCACTAGTAACTGTTACAATTTTTAAAAAGGTTGCATCCACAACAAGCTTTCTTGCAATGATATACTTTAGGGGAACTATGAGAAAATCAGCAATCTCACAGTCCAGCCAATCAGAAAACGTAGAGACTTCAAAATTTCCATTCATAACTAGGATCGTCCTGTAAGGTAACTTTCATATTAAGTGACACCAGCGTAATGTTTGATGTGACCAAAATATAGGGTTCcatgtatttattttttcatttttgatgGTTGCCAAATGTTTCCAGTTAGCTTCTGAAGTCAAGGTGCTTTAATGATCTTGGTCCTTGGCGTACCGAAAGCGCCAGACAATAGGTCCTAGTAGTGGAAGTAAGCTAGTGAAGTCGTCTAAAAAAACAAGCCAAAGTTGTTATCATTTACTTGGACTGATTCCTTTTCATATTTGTGTGGTGTAAGTTCCTCCTATGATCCTATCCTTCTATAAATTTCCTTGTCAAGCAACAAATGGAACTCACCAAATTCACAACTCAACACCCATCTCTCTATTTCTTTATGCTTCTCTCTCtagttatatatatagttaACCAAATCAGGaatgggggttttggttttgaaattGATCTTAATATACTTGATGTTCAGTGCAGTGTTCGTTTGCTGTTGGAGCTCCCTGCAATCTGGACTTGGAGGGAATGTGACGGATAGGCTGGCGCTGCTTGCCATCAAAgctcaaataaagcaagatcTGCATAATTACAACGTGATGAGCTCCTGGAACGAATCCACGCACTTTTGCATGTGGCATGGTGTGACGTGCAGTCAACGACATCGCCAAAGGGTCACTAAGCTGGACCTGCAATCTCAAAATCTGGTAGGGAAACTATCCACAAACATTGGAAATCTAAGTTTTCTAAGGAAGCTGTGGCTGCAAGACAACAACTTCAGTCATGAAATTCCTCCACAAATTGGGAATTTGCATAGATTGCAGGTATTGCGATTAGACGCTAACTCGTTTAGTGGCAGTATTCCACACAATATATCACATTGCTTCAACCTTATCCATGTGAATTTCTCTCGCAACAAGTTGGTGAGTAAAATTCCTTCAGAAATTGGATTGCTCTCGAAACTGCAAACATTTGCATTAGAATATAATAATGTAACGGGACAGGTCCCTCCTTCCTTGGGGAACCTTTCGTCTCTCCAGCGACTAAGTCTTCTTAGTAATAACTTGATGGGAAACATCCCCAGTTCTCTTGGCCAATTGAAAAAATTAACCTTCTTGGGATTGGGGTTAAATCAGTTGTCTGGTAGCATCCCTTCCTCCATTTATAACCTCTCTTCTCTTGTTACATTTTCCATGCCATTTAACCAAATTCAAGGGAGTATTCCATCAGATATTGGCAAAAGTCTTCCTAATCTCAATGTCTTCCACGTCACCTCAAACCAACTCACTGGGTCCATACCTCCCTCAATATCCAATGTCACAAGTTTTGAGACATTTGGAGTTGGGTCTAACAACCTAATCGGACAGGTACCAAATCTCCAAAAGCTTCACAACCTCCTGCTGTTCAACATTCAATATAATAATATTGGAAGCGGTAAAGATGGTGACTTAAGTTTTTTCTCGGACTTGACCAATGCCACGCAGTTACAATGGTTGGTTATTAACAACAACAATTTTGGAGGGACATTGCCCATGTCAATATCCAATCTCTCAACCAAACTtgaattgtttttggttgaCACTAACCAAATATATGGAAGTATCCCATCTGGGATAGGGAATCTGGTGAGCTTGGAATGGTTGTTTTTGGGGAATAATAGCTTCACAGGTAACATCCCCTCCGACATTGGTAAGCTTTCAAACCTTGGAAAATTAGATATTTTCATGAACAATTTATCAGGAAATATTCCAACTTCTTTAGGAAATTTAACCAGGTTATACAATCTTGCGTTGAATGGAAATTATCTTGAGGGCAGCATTCCTTCAGGTCTGGGGGAATGCCATGGGTTGCAATTGTTGTATCTTTCTGATAACCTCCTAAATGGCACAATACCCATACAAGTTTTTAGACTCCCCTCCTTATCGATTTCTTTGGGCTTGTCTAATAACCTCTTCACAGGTTCCCTCCCCCCGGAGGTTGGGAATTTCCATAGTCTAAGTGAACTGGATCTTTCTGATAACATGTTATCTGGAGAACTCCCCAGTAGCCTTGGTGGTTGTGAGAGTTTAGAAGTCCTGCATTTCCAAGGAAACTTCTTCAACGGGTCCATTCCTTTGTCTATGAGTTCAATGAGAGGGATTCGAGATCTAGACCTTTCTCGCAATAATTTTTCAGGTGAAATTCCACATTTTTTAGAAGGCTTTAGAACCCTAAAGAATCTGAACTTATCATTCAATCAATTTTGGGGAGTGGTACCAAATGGAGGTGTTTTTAAAAATGCGAGTGCTATTTCAGTTGTTGGCAACACTAATCTGTGCAGCCCTGTTGCTAATTTAAAGCTTCCCAAGTGCAAGTCCAAAGAGTCCAACAAACGAAGATTGTCTCGTAACTTGAAACTAATACTCCCTTTAGTATTTGGGCTTACTGTTCTAGGAATAGCCATGGTGTTCTcctatttctttctttgttcgtcaaggaagaaaaggaaagaaatttcATTGAGCACTTTGGGGAACACTATTTTGCAAGTGTCATATGCTGCTCTACTCAAAGCTACTGATGGGTTCTCAGAGGCTAATTTAATTGGTGCTGGTAGTTTTGGGTCTGTGTACAAA
Protein-coding regions in this window:
- the LOC126591128 gene encoding probable LRR receptor-like serine/threonine-protein kinase At3g47570 — protein: MGVLVLKLILIYLMFSAVFVCCWSSLQSGLGGNVTDRLALLAIKAQIKQDLHNYNVMSSWNESTHFCMWHGVTCSQRHRQRVTKLDLQSQNLVGKLSTNIGNLSFLRKLWLQDNNFSHEIPPQIGNLHRLQVLRLDANSFSGSIPHNISHCFNLIHVNFSRNKLVSKIPSEIGLLSKLQTFALEYNNVTGQVPPSLGNLSSLQRLSLLSNNLMGNIPSSLGQLKKLTFLGLGLNQLSGSIPSSIYNLSSLVTFSMPFNQIQGSIPSDIGKSLPNLNVFHVTSNQLTGSIPPSISNVTSFETFGVGSNNLIGQVPNLQKLHNLLLFNIQYNNIGSGKDGDLSFFSDLTNATQLQWLVINNNNFGGTLPMSISNLSTKLELFLVDTNQIYGSIPSGIGNLVSLEWLFLGNNSFTGNIPSDIGKLSNLGKLDIFMNNLSGNIPTSLGNLTRLYNLALNGNYLEGSIPSGLGECHGLQLLYLSDNLLNGTIPIQVFRLPSLSISLGLSNNLFTGSLPPEVGNFHSLSELDLSDNMLSGELPSSLGGCESLEVLHFQGNFFNGSIPLSMSSMRGIRDLDLSRNNFSGEIPHFLEGFRTLKNLNLSFNQFWGVVPNGGVFKNASAISVVGNTNLCSPVANLKLPKCKSKESNKRRLSRNLKLILPLVFGLTVLGIAMVFSYFFLCSSRKKRKEISLSTLGNTILQVSYAALLKATDGFSEANLIGAGSFGSVYKGVLDEDDKAQLVAVKVFNLLRHGASRSFIAECEALRNIRHRNLVKIITVCSSVDFHGNDFKALVYEFMDNGSLEEWLHPPTGIEELRDHVPKKLCLLQRLEIAIGVACALDYLHNHCETPIVHCDLKPSNVLLDNELTSHVSDFGLARFLSQVTSNLSAIQSQTSSIGIRGTIGYAAPEYGMGSDVSTNGDVYSFGILLLEMFTGKRPTDNMFGDSLNLHNFVKMALPGLITEIADAPLLEGDTNENPNQCSARIHKVEVCLSSIFRIGIDCSAESATDRLQNINDVVSELHSIRNTFLG